The Cronobacter sakazakii genome has a window encoding:
- the murI gene encoding glutamate racemase, with protein sequence MATRLQDENTRCQAATPSEARPTILVFDSGVGGLSVYDEIRHLLPDLHYIYAFDNVAFPYGEKSEAFIVERVVEIVTAVQARYPLALAVIACNSASTVSLPALREKFAFPVVGVVPAIKPAARLTANGVVGLLATRGTVKRPYTHELIARFANECQIEMLGSAELVEIAEAKLHGEPVSLEALRRVLRPWLRMPEPPDTVVLGCTHFPLLADELLQVLPEGTRLVDSGAAIARRTAWLLEHEAPDASSSDENIAYCMALTPEVAQLMSVLQRYGFNKLEKLPL encoded by the coding sequence ATGGCTACGCGACTGCAGGACGAGAATACACGTTGTCAGGCAGCTACACCTTCTGAGGCCCGCCCAACCATTCTGGTTTTTGATTCCGGCGTGGGTGGGCTTTCTGTTTATGATGAGATCCGGCATCTCCTGCCGGATCTGCATTACATCTACGCTTTCGATAACGTTGCATTCCCCTATGGCGAGAAAAGCGAAGCGTTTATCGTTGAGCGTGTGGTCGAAATTGTGACTGCCGTTCAGGCGCGCTACCCCCTGGCGCTCGCCGTTATCGCCTGCAACTCTGCCAGTACGGTATCTCTCCCTGCCTTGCGTGAAAAATTCGCGTTTCCTGTGGTGGGCGTAGTGCCTGCTATCAAACCGGCTGCGCGTCTGACGGCGAACGGTGTGGTAGGGCTGCTCGCGACCCGTGGCACCGTTAAGCGTCCTTATACGCATGAGCTGATTGCGCGCTTCGCCAATGAATGCCAGATAGAAATGCTGGGCTCGGCGGAGCTGGTGGAAATTGCTGAGGCGAAACTGCACGGCGAACCGGTCTCTCTGGAGGCGCTGCGCCGCGTGCTGCGCCCGTGGCTGCGTATGCCGGAGCCGCCGGATACCGTTGTGCTCGGTTGTACGCACTTCCCGCTGCTGGCCGACGAGCTGTTGCAGGTGCTGCCGGAAGGCACACGGCTGGTGGATTCGGGCGCGGCGATTGCCAGACGCACCGCGTGGCTGCTGGAGCATGAAGCACCGGATGCGTCTTCTTCTGATGAGAATATTGCTTACTGTATGGCATTAACGCCGGAAGTTGCGCAGTTAATGTCCGTTTTGCAGCGTTACGGCTTCAATAAGCTCGAAAAACTGCCACTCTAA